Proteins encoded within one genomic window of bacterium:
- a CDS encoding HYR domain-containing protein — MIMLITFIGSSLVFADGFTVDTQRCVDAGGTVVFTISVTNAPKAVSSFGFEINFDPSVLEYVSFKPGDALAGFGFCQYNKISPNTVKVGGLDPYGTGGLAAGASGKVGEITFKVLQCGSSPVSVVKLADDMADWPAQAGALQPDVQHAPVLQTIGNQNVMVDSTLSFTAQATDEDGDTITYSILNAPDGASFDSQTGQFNWTPGQAQANQSYTVVITATDGTGRSDDETITITVQEPSAPVLQPIGNKTVSAGDTLSFTALATDADGDAITYAASNAPAGATFDSLTGQFTWIPTQAEAGQTYSVVITATDTTGRSASETVSITVTSATLSLNSQSCTGMVGEEVTFTISVNGATNKVNNFGLEVGFDENILEFKPSTDEITRGTLTHDFDFFGVSHPRANTLKVAGAGRTGFDQASSGSLVNLVFVVKSCGPATVSIIRDRLDDDMIGWSVADGQLVEAPSIVCPSSIVVEADSIGGASISNPQIQAFLNGATATDALNNLLPVTTNAPAMFGLGITEVTFMTVNGAGTVNSCKATVTVQDTMGPAINCPGDITVEATGPDGIPASALQSFLNSAVATDVVEGSLNVTSNAPAVFPLGATVVTFSAQDSGGYVSSCSATVNVMDNTPPSISCPGTVLRLEAEDSFGVPADRSAIISFFGDVAATDAGDASVTITNDAPAQFPIGTTQVTFTAQDDYGNTDSCAATVIVEDTTAPLINCPGNITVEAATPGGVDISNAQIQSFLNGATASDSASAVSITNNAPSQFGPGSHEVIFTALDAYGNSDTCSAVVTVELKDTTPPVINCPQGITVMAFDKDGVSAGNAQIQAFLNAATASDNIDGDVQVTNNAPGTFPLGSTTVTFTAVDSLSNSANCQAVVLVEDQTPPVVTCPSDITVETESASGVPATDAKIKAFLDAFTASDVIDGSAVTLTNTAPTQFAVGDTVVTFAAIDKSGNSQSCTAKVTVKQVAPAYGGLYNFFSGGYNAYTGWNGLSTSYYQPSANLYQPYNDQLYNFQQSWDLKPNYSQQWYTPVTSNIWNQTSLFNGYQPWFTWF, encoded by the coding sequence ATGATAATGTTAATAACTTTTATCGGTTCTTCCCTGGTCTTTGCAGATGGGTTTACCGTCGATACCCAGCGTTGCGTTGACGCTGGCGGAACGGTAGTTTTTACCATCTCAGTGACCAATGCGCCAAAGGCAGTATCGAGTTTTGGATTTGAGATCAACTTTGATCCAAGTGTGTTGGAGTATGTGAGCTTTAAACCCGGTGACGCGCTTGCCGGTTTCGGATTCTGCCAATATAACAAGATAAGCCCGAATACGGTAAAGGTCGGCGGTCTTGATCCATATGGTACCGGTGGTCTTGCTGCCGGGGCGAGCGGCAAGGTAGGAGAAATAACCTTTAAAGTTTTACAATGCGGTTCCTCTCCAGTCAGCGTGGTTAAATTAGCTGATGATATGGCAGACTGGCCGGCACAGGCTGGTGCATTGCAGCCGGATGTCCAGCATGCACCGGTGTTACAGACAATCGGTAACCAGAATGTAATGGTTGACAGCACGTTATCCTTCACTGCCCAGGCAACGGATGAAGATGGTGATACTATCACCTATTCAATTTTAAACGCACCGGATGGCGCTTCCTTCGATAGTCAAACTGGTCAATTCAACTGGACTCCGGGTCAGGCCCAGGCAAACCAGTCCTATACAGTAGTAATTACGGCTACTGACGGTACTGGCAGAAGTGACGACGAAACGATCACCATAACTGTTCAGGAACCCAGTGCCCCGGTTTTACAGCCGATTGGCAATAAAACGGTCTCGGCAGGAGATACCCTGTCATTTACCGCTCTGGCAACCGACGCTGATGGAGATGCCATTACCTATGCAGCTTCCAACGCACCGGCTGGTGCCACCTTCGACAGTTTAACCGGCCAGTTTACCTGGATTCCGACTCAGGCTGAGGCAGGCCAGACCTATTCAGTAGTAATTACGGCTACCGATACTACTGGCAGAAGCGCTTCTGAGACAGTTTCAATTACAGTTACTTCAGCAACATTGTCCCTTAACAGTCAGAGCTGTACCGGAATGGTTGGCGAAGAGGTTACCTTTACGATTTCGGTAAACGGTGCTACCAACAAGGTCAATAATTTCGGCCTTGAAGTAGGTTTCGATGAGAATATACTGGAATTCAAGCCCAGTACGGATGAAATAACCCGCGGGACCCTTACTCATGATTTTGACTTTTTCGGCGTGAGCCATCCCAGAGCCAATACGTTAAAGGTGGCTGGAGCAGGGAGAACAGGGTTCGATCAGGCGAGCAGTGGATCTTTAGTTAATCTGGTTTTTGTCGTAAAAAGCTGCGGACCTGCAACCGTGAGCATTATCCGTGACCGTCTTGACGACGACATGATTGGCTGGTCAGTTGCAGACGGGCAGCTCGTTGAAGCTCCCTCAATAGTTTGTCCTTCCAGTATCGTAGTTGAAGCAGACAGTATCGGAGGAGCATCAATCAGCAATCCTCAAATTCAGGCATTCCTGAATGGAGCTACAGCTACGGATGCTCTGAATAATTTATTGCCGGTTACTACCAATGCGCCTGCTATGTTCGGGCTTGGTATTACTGAGGTAACTTTCATGACGGTTAATGGCGCTGGTACAGTGAATAGCTGTAAGGCCACAGTAACTGTACAGGATACTATGGGTCCTGCAATCAACTGCCCCGGAGATATCACGGTCGAGGCAACAGGACCTGATGGTATACCTGCCAGCGCATTACAGAGTTTCTTGAACAGCGCAGTTGCCACAGACGTTGTCGAAGGCTCGTTGAATGTTACCAGTAATGCTCCCGCTGTATTCCCTCTCGGAGCCACGGTGGTGACCTTCAGTGCCCAGGATAGTGGAGGATATGTATCAAGCTGTTCAGCTACGGTTAATGTAATGGATAACACGCCTCCATCTATTAGCTGTCCGGGTACAGTCCTTCGGCTGGAAGCGGAAGATTCATTTGGCGTGCCAGCAGATAGATCAGCGATAATTTCCTTCTTTGGAGACGTAGCAGCAACGGATGCGGGAGATGCTTCAGTAACAATTACGAATGATGCCCCTGCTCAATTCCCAATTGGTACGACTCAGGTTACTTTTACCGCTCAGGATGATTATGGCAATACGGACTCTTGTGCTGCTACAGTGATTGTCGAGGATACAACAGCGCCTCTCATTAATTGCCCCGGAAATATTACGGTCGAGGCAGCCACACCAGGCGGTGTTGATATCAGCAATGCTCAGATTCAAAGTTTCTTGAATGGGGCTACTGCTTCCGACAGCGCATCGGCAGTATCAATTACCAACAATGCTCCATCTCAATTTGGGCCTGGCAGTCATGAGGTAATCTTCACTGCGCTCGATGCTTATGGAAATTCCGATACCTGCTCGGCTGTGGTGACTGTCGAGCTCAAGGATACAACACCACCTGTTATTAATTGTCCTCAGGGTATCACGGTAATGGCTTTTGATAAAGACGGGGTATCCGCTGGCAATGCTCAGATTCAGGCTTTCTTGAACGCAGCTACTGCATCTGACAATATTGATGGCGACGTCCAGGTTACCAACAATGCTCCAGGTACGTTCCCGCTTGGTTCAACCACAGTGACTTTCACCGCAGTTGATAGTTTATCGAATTCGGCTAATTGTCAGGCTGTTGTGCTGGTAGAGGATCAGACACCTCCTGTCGTCACTTGTCCTTCCGATATTACGGTTGAGACGGAGAGTGCATCCGGCGTACCGGCGACCGATGCCAAGATCAAAGCTTTCCTTGATGCATTTACCGCTTCGGATGTTATTGACGGATCGGCAGTAACTCTTACTAATACTGCTCCCACACAGTTTGCCGTGGGTGATACGGTAGTAACATTCGCCGCTATTGACAAGTCTGGAAATAGCCAGAGCTGTACAGCTAAAGTAACGGTTAAGCAGGTTGCGCCAGCATACGGTGGCCTTTATAATTTCTTCAGTGGCGGCTATAACGCCTACACCGGCTGGAATGGGCTCAGTACATCATACTATCAGCCATCGGCTAATCTCTATC
- a CDS encoding HYR domain-containing protein: MREYEKENALRKNALLVFLSLVLILLSGMKVAQAQQVIFVDQKQRFWTDSVKTITEGIEKAQKANCTEIWVAAGTYRERIKLSPGICIYGGFTGEEVVGGNQTRKEVRDNRDILTNVTVIDAELKGTAVTGASGAVIDGFMIKNGKAAQGGGILCNESNPYAGATVTIMNCTITGNEATTGNGGGIYLCNYKPIIINCEIVENDAPRGAGGGIALLSTMDGLIKNNEIQRNISSKGAGLYINSAGAQVEIRNNLITRNSATTGSGGGLYMERCSTPLVSNNIIAQNQAVTGGGGIYLWGSHPVIINDTIAENYATMNAYSELLCDLSQPAITNSIVWSIGGGEAVYSPYPMTKVTYSDISNLGSIEIEGANTNISQDPKFKDTLYHLQTGIDGSVCIDAGDPASSLDRDLSRNDMGAYGGQNAGKVGCDYAFPVIDVKLDPIPGIEANNIEGTMTWFKVVPIYPDNSLGIYLNDVLIVELKDNDGLPPKVVITDSIGIPLDPNTISLANGKNVLTIKATDGFGHQAVRSINIDVVDTTPPEIICPAGITVEAEGPEGVAATSAAIQAFLKGATATDIVDGSVTPTTDAPQMLKVGKTIVTFTATDKAGQSSTCQATVSVVDTTSPVISCPDAITVEAEGPEGVAATSAAIQAFLKGATATDIVDGSVTPTYEAPEMFKVGKTVVTFTATDKAGKSSTCSAAVTVVDTTPPAMSCPDGITVEAEGADGVSANNEAIQAFLNGATATDIVDGAVTPVANAPAVFGIGQTVVTFTATDKAGNSNTCSATVIVEDTTAPVITSCPQSITVKAESPRGAAIDSAAIQAFLNSFTATDVVGVNLTNDAPAIFPVGDTVVTFTAIDSANHTSTCKATVTVMRTGDINGDGKLSAADALSVFQCYLEEGPCNQGCDVDGDGRISAKDALCVFLKYLGEPSCLD, from the coding sequence ATGAGAGAATATGAAAAAGAGAATGCATTGCGAAAGAATGCATTATTAGTTTTTCTGAGCCTTGTGCTCATTCTTTTATCGGGAATGAAGGTAGCTCAGGCTCAGCAGGTAATTTTCGTTGATCAAAAGCAAAGGTTCTGGACAGATTCGGTTAAGACCATTACCGAAGGAATTGAGAAAGCTCAAAAGGCCAATTGTACAGAAATCTGGGTGGCTGCAGGTACCTATAGAGAAAGGATAAAACTGTCACCGGGAATCTGTATCTATGGTGGTTTCACAGGTGAAGAAGTTGTAGGAGGAAATCAAACAAGAAAGGAGGTAAGGGATAATAGAGATATTCTTACCAATGTAACCGTGATAGATGCGGAACTGAAAGGAACTGCCGTAACAGGGGCTTCGGGGGCTGTTATTGATGGTTTCATGATAAAGAATGGAAAAGCGGCTCAAGGTGGAGGGATTCTCTGTAATGAAAGTAATCCCTATGCAGGTGCCACGGTAACTATCATGAATTGTACGATAACGGGAAATGAAGCGACTACCGGTAATGGAGGGGGGATTTATCTCTGCAACTATAAACCGATTATCATTAATTGTGAAATCGTCGAGAATGATGCCCCTCGCGGGGCTGGCGGAGGTATTGCTCTCCTGAGCACTATGGATGGTCTCATCAAGAATAATGAGATTCAGCGGAATATTTCATCGAAAGGTGCTGGCCTTTATATTAATTCCGCAGGAGCTCAGGTCGAGATTCGAAATAATCTGATTACCCGCAATAGTGCAACAACCGGCTCGGGTGGTGGTCTTTATATGGAAAGGTGCAGCACTCCCCTGGTTTCCAACAATATTATTGCGCAAAATCAGGCCGTAACCGGTGGTGGCGGAATTTATTTATGGGGCAGCCATCCAGTTATCATCAACGATACGATAGCTGAAAACTACGCTACCATGAATGCATACTCCGAGTTACTGTGTGATCTTTCCCAACCAGCCATTACCAATAGCATAGTCTGGAGTATCGGCGGTGGTGAGGCTGTTTACAGCCCATACCCCATGACCAAGGTAACCTATTCCGATATTTCCAATCTTGGATCAATAGAAATAGAAGGCGCAAACACAAACATCAGCCAGGATCCCAAGTTTAAAGATACGCTCTATCATCTTCAAACCGGGATTGACGGCAGTGTTTGCATTGACGCCGGCGATCCGGCTTCTTCTCTCGATCGGGATTTAAGCCGTAATGACATGGGTGCCTACGGTGGACAGAACGCCGGTAAGGTTGGCTGTGATTATGCATTTCCGGTTATCGATGTAAAGCTCGACCCAATTCCCGGTATTGAGGCTAATAATATTGAAGGCACTATGACCTGGTTCAAGGTTGTCCCGATTTATCCGGATAACTCTTTGGGAATCTATTTGAATGACGTTCTCATCGTCGAGTTGAAAGACAATGATGGACTTCCCCCAAAAGTCGTGATTACCGATTCAATCGGTATACCACTTGATCCGAATACGATTTCCCTGGCCAATGGGAAGAATGTGCTGACGATTAAGGCAACTGACGGATTTGGTCACCAGGCGGTTCGCAGTATAAATATCGATGTAGTTGATACTACGCCCCCTGAGATCATCTGCCCCGCTGGAATAACGGTTGAGGCGGAAGGACCCGAAGGAGTAGCTGCTACCAGCGCTGCCATTCAGGCTTTTCTGAAAGGTGCAACGGCCACCGATATTGTCGATGGATCAGTTACCCCAACCACTGATGCTCCGCAAATGCTGAAAGTCGGCAAAACCATTGTTACTTTCACCGCAACCGACAAGGCCGGGCAATCAAGTACCTGTCAAGCTACGGTAAGCGTGGTCGATACCACATCTCCTGTTATAAGCTGTCCAGATGCCATTACGGTTGAGGCGGAAGGACCCGAAGGAGTAGCTGCTACCAGCGCTGCCATTCAGGCTTTTCTGAAAGGTGCAACGGCCACCGATATTGTCGATGGATCAGTAACGCCGACTTATGAGGCCCCGGAGATGTTTAAGGTCGGCAAAACCGTGGTCACCTTCACAGCTACTGATAAGGCCGGTAAATCAAGTACCTGTTCTGCTGCCGTAACGGTTGTAGACACAACTCCTCCGGCCATGAGTTGCCCTGATGGCATTACGGTCGAGGCTGAGGGTGCCGATGGAGTATCAGCCAATAATGAGGCCATTCAAGCTTTCCTGAACGGTGCAACGGCCACTGACATTGTCGATGGCGCAGTGACACCTGTTGCCAATGCTCCGGCTGTGTTTGGGATTGGCCAAACCGTAGTTACTTTCACAGCAACCGATAAGGCAGGCAACTCGAATACGTGTTCTGCCACCGTAATTGTGGAAGATACCACAGCCCCGGTTATTACCAGTTGTCCACAAAGCATCACCGTAAAAGCAGAAAGCCCGCGTGGTGCTGCCATTGACAGCGCTGCCATCCAGGCTTTCCTGAATAGTTTCACGGCTACGGATGTTGTGGGGGTAAATCTTACTAATGATGCTCCAGCTATTTTCCCGGTTGGTGATACGGTAGTTACTTTTACAGCTATAGATAGTGCCAATCACACAAGCACCTGTAAAGCTACCGTGACTGTTATGAGGACTGGAGATATTAATGGAGACGGCAAGTTAAGTGCAGCGGATGCCCTGTCCGTTTTCCAATGCTATCTCGAAGAAGGCCCCTGTAATCAAGGGTGTGATGTTGATGGCGATGGGAGAATTTCGGCCAAGGATGCACTGTGCGTATTCTTGAAATATCTTGGAGAGCCATCCTGTCTTGACTAA
- a CDS encoding IPT/TIG domain-containing protein, whose amino-acid sequence MPKRCKGIFIIIAAILLLQAYSVSACGPKHFDVESNWKPDLLPDISMFTDIGGILKINGQTRACDEIGVFYKGICVGRTTVESEEGIYVVHIFNYTAFKEGVWAGDNGPTTSSVLEVRIWDAQNQVEVKPGTQGYTVNILDSAVKNSAGNLIYKPNTTGKWRVDITYTMELDVTQVVPSQSYTGQSQEITITGKNFAQGAKVFIGTTELSSVIVQNSTTLKAIVPATIPEGTYDLMVTAGSLSRTLTGVFKVLAKPATRINRLIPNRGVNDEVTPVTVVGLNLMEGSTVKIGNVKLINLVYSGDHMTIDGDVPRGIPAGIYTVTVIGPGGETCELASGFTVLQGHEETMNLVPGLNFVAYPATAPASYKSYDFVSDFFSPQTLDSLWYYKNQDNRWEVTFWDNDGYPSGDNFAIENGKGYLLYSKVNDGLSFPGWGSRFETQLYRGTNVVSFSLPGTSSNYTSYDLIQYMLNQQLKVVAIQKYERESGRWQITFGLSGQPVGDKFNINKDESYVVYMKEDKLVMLQ is encoded by the coding sequence ATGCCTAAACGGTGCAAGGGTATATTCATAATTATCGCAGCTATCCTGTTGCTGCAGGCGTATTCAGTTTCTGCCTGTGGTCCGAAACATTTTGACGTTGAATCTAATTGGAAACCAGACTTATTGCCGGATATCAGCATGTTCACGGATATTGGTGGAATCCTGAAAATTAATGGTCAAACCAGGGCCTGTGATGAAATCGGAGTTTTCTATAAGGGTATATGCGTCGGAAGGACAACTGTAGAGAGTGAAGAGGGAATCTACGTCGTGCACATTTTTAATTATACGGCTTTTAAGGAAGGTGTTTGGGCCGGTGATAATGGGCCGACGACTTCAAGTGTCCTTGAGGTAAGAATTTGGGATGCCCAAAACCAAGTGGAGGTCAAACCCGGCACTCAGGGATACACGGTCAATATTCTTGATTCGGCAGTGAAAAATTCAGCCGGAAATCTGATATATAAGCCGAATACCACTGGCAAGTGGCGTGTCGATATAACGTATACTATGGAGTTAGACGTCACTCAGGTTGTGCCGAGCCAAAGTTATACGGGGCAAAGCCAGGAGATCACCATTACGGGAAAAAATTTCGCTCAGGGAGCGAAGGTTTTCATCGGTACTACAGAGTTATCATCAGTAATCGTTCAAAACTCAACCACCCTGAAAGCTATCGTACCTGCTACCATACCGGAGGGGACTTATGACCTGATGGTAACAGCGGGTTCCCTCAGCAGAACTTTGACGGGTGTATTTAAAGTGCTCGCAAAACCGGCGACAAGGATTAACAGGCTCATACCTAATAGGGGAGTCAACGATGAAGTAACACCGGTCACCGTGGTAGGGTTAAATCTCATGGAAGGCAGCACGGTAAAAATCGGGAATGTAAAGTTGATCAACCTGGTTTATTCCGGAGATCATATGACGATCGATGGTGACGTTCCGAGGGGGATCCCGGCTGGAATTTATACCGTAACCGTTATTGGTCCGGGAGGAGAAACCTGCGAGCTTGCCAGTGGGTTTACTGTTTTGCAGGGGCATGAAGAAACGATGAATCTGGTGCCTGGATTGAATTTTGTAGCCTACCCGGCCACTGCACCTGCATCGTACAAATCGTATGATTTCGTGTCTGATTTTTTCAGTCCTCAAACTCTGGACAGTCTCTGGTATTATAAAAATCAGGATAACCGATGGGAAGTCACTTTCTGGGACAATGATGGATACCCCAGCGGTGACAACTTTGCAATCGAAAACGGGAAAGGATATCTGCTCTATTCCAAGGTTAATGATGGGCTTTCTTTTCCCGGCTGGGGAAGTCGTTTCGAAACTCAACTTTATCGAGGGACGAATGTGGTTTCATTTAGCCTGCCAGGTACATCCTCTAATTATACATCCTATGATCTTATCCAATATATGCTTAATCAGCAATTAAAGGTTGTCGCTATTCAGAAATATGAAAGGGAAAGCGGCCGGTGGCAGATTACGTTCGGATTATCCGGCCAGCCTGTGGGAGATAAATTCAATATTAATAAAGATGAAAGCTATGTTGTTTACATGAAGGAAGATAAGCTGGTAATGCTGCAATAG